A single Opisthocomus hoazin isolate bOpiHoa1 chromosome 1, bOpiHoa1.hap1, whole genome shotgun sequence DNA region contains:
- the LOC142362683 gene encoding LOW QUALITY PROTEIN: uncharacterized protein LOC142362683 (The sequence of the model RefSeq protein was modified relative to this genomic sequence to represent the inferred CDS: inserted 1 base in 1 codon) → MAAPQAADTCDWVSVWAEEPERLYDFLEAHRAHPLLQGQGWARDHWFRLQSVVDRMKVLQKEARVKRGKGKAIICAVLGASLAAAVEERNWRSGQAEVVVDSLQAAVETLREQLRESKRLLEEERCQNVILKEELRNQLLRDAGSLAETEATRAEKGIRSIYPQGDLKGAKETAGSPPPPPPPHMYPLVKTEFVYEDDGDNRPQVITKETPFAATELAKLRKDFARTARESETEYVWRVSLXGGDGILSSEREAEGYWGPGVFLTTGDRRAPWSLTQRAAYCAGGLNPLERGDPLAIMGTTDQLLESVQKAACLQMMYDRELKPNLSSPMLLPADPERMTPLIRGLPDSLKPIGIQLQGRIQNTPSEERIAAALEGGAAPDRRWPGRKVWTWGEIAQELINYGRKYGPVNRPYPRAETRAVRAAERGSGQLFFSGRSPHLAGKEKPLNRQGLWQLGLQKGIPRDLMDGLPTKKLGQLVQRWSGREIAFAPGPSAPPVVELGAGNEIGKKLVGN, encoded by the exons atggctGCCCCGCAGGCAGCTGACACGTGTGACTGGGTGTCCGTGTGGGCTGAGGAACCAGAGAGGCTGTATGACTTTCTAGAGGCTCACCGAGCTCACCCCTTgctccaggggcaaggctgggcgagggaccattggtttcggttacagagtgtggtagacagaatgaaagtgttgcaaaaagaagccagagttaagagggggaagggaaaagcgatcatctgtgcggtgttgggagcgagtttggctgctgcggtggaggaaaggaacTGGAGATCTGGTCAGGCTGAGGTggtggtagattctctgcaagcGGCGGTAGAAACTCTGCGAGAACAGTTGCGGGAAAGTaagcggctgctggaggaggagaggtgccaaaacgtaatattgaaggaggagttaaggaatcagctccTGAGGGACGCAGGCTCCTTGGCGGAAACAGAAGCAACAcgggcagagaaagggatacgatcaatctatccccagggggacttgaagggagcaaaagagaccgcaggcagcccccccccccccccccccccccacatgtaCCCGTTGGTTAAAACGGAATTCGTATATGAAGATGACGGTGATAATCGTCCccaggttattactaaagaaacCCCTTTTGCGGCAACCGAATTGGCAAAGCTGCGAAAAGATTTTGCGAGAACCGCGAGAGAATCGGAGACAGAATAtgtctggagggtgtccc tcggggggGATGGGATCTTGTCGTCggaaagggaagcggaagggtactggggcccgGGTGTGTTCTTAACCACCGGCGATCGCCGAGCCCCGtggtcgctgactcagagggctGCGTACTGTGCGGGGGGGTTgaacccgctggagaggggggatcccctggccataaTGGGCACAACAGATCAGTtgctggaaagtgtgcagaaagcggcttgtcttcagatgatgtatgatcgggagctcaagcctaatctgagctccccgatgctgctgccggcagaccccgaaagaatgactccTCTAATACGGGggcttcccgattccctgaaacccatagggatccagctgcaggggagaattcaaaacacccccagcgaggAAAGAATCgcggctgccctggaggggggcGCGGCCCCCGACCGTCGGTGGCCGGGGAGGAAAGTGTGGACGTggggggagatagcccaagagctgattaactatgggaggaaatacggacctgttaaccggccatatccaagggctgaaaccagagccGTGCGAGCCGCAGAGCGAGGGAGTGGGCAGTTGTTTTTCTCAGGGAGAAGCCCGCATCTGgccgggaaagaaaagcccctgaatcggcagggactctggcagttagggcttcagaagggcattccccgggACCTCATGGATGGACTCCCGACCAAGAAGCTAGGACAGCTTGTGCAAAGATGGTCAGGGCGAGAAATCGCTTTTGCgccaggtcctagtgccccacccGTGGTGGAACTCGGGGCGGGGAACGAAATAGGGAAGAAGctggtgggaaactaa